One genomic segment of Brassica napus cultivar Da-Ae chromosome A3, Da-Ae, whole genome shotgun sequence includes these proteins:
- the LOC106427191 gene encoding uncharacterized protein LOC106427191, with translation MLLLVGVWHNIRNFQVRPAGGAYRTTNHTYKISINQATAVSPCNFMNDELYLNLVDFESVLSGTLDEKLLIDVLGQVLDCGAVETIQCAGGNPRKKLEFTLRDINDSRIPCCIWGKLTDILHSSCNQDDGMVTLLLRFAKIGKFGGELQISNFFDASQMIINPTIPDAEAFKDMDTEDDKTLMPYESNEESQEYINKQVDQADKRVQRDKWLL, from the exons ATGCTTCTTCTGGTTGGAGTATGGCACAACATCAGAAACTTCCAAGTTAGGCCTGCTGGAGGAGCTTATCGCACAACAAACCATACCTACAAGATTTCAATTAATCAAGCAACAGCCGTTAGTCCGTGCAATTTCATGAATGATGAGCTATATCTTAATTTGGTCGATTTTGAGAGCGTTTTATCTGGAACACTTGATGAAAAACTCCTAATAG ATGTTCTGGGCCAAGTTTTGGATTGTGGTGCTGTTGAAACCATTCAGTGTGCTGGGGGGAACCCGCGTAAGAAACTAGAGTTCACCCTAAGAGACATCAA TGATTCAAGAATACCATGCTGTATTTGGGGCAAATTAACCGACATTCTCCATTCTTCCTGCAATCAAGACGATGGAATGGTTACTTTGCTTCTGAGGTTTGCTAAAATTGGCAAGTTTGGAG GAGAACTACAAATATCTAACTTCTTTGATGCTTCTCAAATGATCATCAACCCTACAATACCCGACGCAGAAGCATTTAAAGATAT ggATACTGAAGATGACAAAACTCTAATGCCATATGAAAGTAATGAGGAGAGTCAAGAGTACATCAACAAGCAAGTTGATCAGGCAGATAAGCGAGTACAGCGTGATAAGTGGTTGCTATAG
- the LOC111214654 gene encoding S-protein homolog 5-like: MASRNHNFTFMLISFLILHAMILFASAGWLPFSAKHVIIFNKLVTRATLVVHCRNKGEDKGVFSLGHGDSFDFRFRVNLRKTTVYTCSFDWPNNTATFDIFRADRDDNPKSKVGVCSECIWSIYEPAPCRDRRDGGQPYCFPWAS; this comes from the coding sequence ATGGCTTCAAGGAACCACAATTTCACTTTTATGCTAATCTCATTTCTAATCCTCCATGCAATGATTTTGTTTGCATCTGCAGGATGGTTGCCCTTCTCCGCTAAACATGTTATAATTTTCAACAAACTTGTAACGCGTGCAACATTAGTTGTGCACTGTCGGAACAAAGGTGAAGATAAGGGAGTATTTTCACTTGGACATGGAGATAGTTTTGATTTTAGATTTCGTGTTAACCTTCGAAAAACAACGGTATACACTTGTAGTTTTGATTGGCCTAATAATACAGCaacatttgatatttttagaGCTGATCGAGATGATAATCCAAAAAGCAAAGTTGGAGTTTGCAGCGAATGTATTTGGAGCATTTACGAACCAGCACCATGTAGAGATAGACGTGATGGAGGTCAACCTTACTGTTTTCCGTGGGCTTCTTAA